In the Oncorhynchus nerka isolate Pitt River linkage group LG2, Oner_Uvic_2.0, whole genome shotgun sequence genome, one interval contains:
- the rab43 gene encoding ras-related protein Rab-43, whose product MSLTLLETDDSYDFVFKIVLVGDVGVGKTCVVQRFKSGNFMERQGNTIGVDFTMKTMDIQGKRVKLQIWDTAGQERFRTITQSYYRSTNGAVIAYDITKRGTFMAVPKWMEDVKKYGGSNIVPLLIGNKSDLVDQREVSLEDAQTMAHQLEFLTAIETSAKDASNVDEAFNKMAAELILRHGGPMFNENVTESFKLNSKDMGGEAWGCGC is encoded by the exons ATGTCATTAACGTTACTGGAGACGGATGACAGCTATGACTTTGTTTTTAAAATAGTTTTAGTGGGCGATGTAGGTGTTGGTAAAACTTGTGTGGTTCAACGGTTCAAGTCCGGCAATTTCATGGAAAGACAAGGAAATACCATCGGAGTGGACTTTACCATGAAGACAATGGATATTCAAGGGAAGAGAGTGAAG CTGCAGATCTGGGACACGGCGGGCCAGGAACGTTTCAGGACGATCACCCAGAGTTATTACCGCAGCACCAACGGAGCCGTCATTGCCTATGACATCACTAAGAGAGGAACCTTCATGGCTGTGCCCAAGTGGATGGAGGACGTCAAGAAATACGGAGGGTCAAACATTGTACCCCTGCTCATCG gGAATAAGTCTGACCTGGTGGATCAGCGTGAGGTGTCGTTAGAAGATGCCCAGACCATGGCCCACCAGCTGGAGTTCCTGACGGCCATTGAGACATCGGCTAAAGACGCCTCCAACGTGGATGAGGCCTTTAACAAGATGGCCGCCGAGCTCATCCTGCGCCACGGGGGACCCATGTTCAATGAGAATGTGACGGAAAGCTTCAAACTCAACAGCAAAGACATGGGCGGAGAAGCCTGGGGCTGTGGCTGCTga